One window of the Candidatus Kaelpia imicola genome contains the following:
- a CDS encoding Fur family transcriptional regulator, with protein sequence MVVFLPMGESLKSLNGAGIRITPQRLAVYKVLNEGSHSRADFIYKRVKKRSPSISFATVYTILQFFKSKGLISESRIDFERSTFEIRTDSHHHFMCKECRNIFDIDIPPCSALKKMKAAGLYIESFQGYFYGLCKECRSKRDA encoded by the coding sequence ATGGTAGTATTCTTGCCTATGGGAGAGAGCCTTAAGTCTTTAAATGGAGCCGGGATCAGGATAACCCCTCAGAGGCTTGCGGTATATAAGGTCTTAAATGAAGGCAGCCATTCCAGAGCCGACTTTATATACAAGAGAGTAAAAAAGCGGTCTCCTTCGATATCCTTTGCTACGGTCTATACGATACTGCAGTTCTTCAAGAGCAAGGGGCTGATATCAGAGAGCAGGATAGATTTTGAAAGGTCTACCTTTGAGATCAGGACTGATTCTCACCACCATTTTATGTGTAAAGAGTGCAGAAATATTTTTGATATCGATATACCGCCATGCAGTGCTCTTAAGAAGATGAAAGCAGCCGGCCTTTATATCGAGAGTTTTCAGGGTTATTTCTATGGGCTATGTAAAGAGTGCAGGAGTAAGAGAGATGCTTGA
- a CDS encoding DUF378 domain-containing protein, translating to MKKLAQFLVVVGGLNWGLVGFFNLDLVARIFGGFSTVSRVIYALIGLSALHLVIISLKRKVN from the coding sequence ATGAAAAAGCTGGCTCAGTTTTTAGTAGTAGTCGGAGGTTTAAACTGGGGGCTGGTTGGTTTTTTCAATCTAGACCTTGTTGCCAGAATCTTCGGCGGGTTCTCAACGGTATCGAGGGTTATCTATGCCCTTATAGGCCTCTCAGCACTTCACCTGGTTATTATTTCACTTAAGAGAAAGGTAAATTAA
- a CDS encoding OsmC family protein produces MELFLSSLASCLGVFAVKYFKGAKINFNRLNINVKPSLIQEGSTKLDNIVVSLDTDAELADRREALLRFMHRCPIDNTILNTDKIDIVLKEQQTLWFLIRLSYLLKSIVNLL; encoded by the coding sequence CTGGAACTATTTCTATCTTCACTTGCATCCTGCCTGGGAGTATTTGCGGTTAAATATTTTAAAGGAGCAAAGATTAATTTTAATAGATTGAATATTAATGTTAAGCCTAGCCTAATACAGGAAGGAAGTACGAAGCTGGATAATATAGTTGTATCTTTAGATACCGACGCGGAATTAGCAGACCGCAGAGAAGCTCTCTTAAGGTTCATGCACAGATGCCCGATAGATAATACTATTTTAAATACAGATAAAATAGATATTGTCTTAAAAGAGCAGCAGACTCTCTGGTTTTTGATTAGACTATCTTATTTATTGAAATCAATTGTAAACTTATTGTAA
- a CDS encoding DUF4325 domain-containing protein, giving the protein MNIKNRILSRLGQQEYITIEEIAKATGLTRQGIHKHIKRLIAEGVIKKIGTTRGVKYALKDKKTDNLTIELSRDCLLHNLKEDRVFNKINVQYDLKHLLRKNIFDILSYAFTEILNNAIDHSKSKRSKVKLKVDNYNINFVINDQGIGIFENIKKKFGLEDEYEALQELIKGKTTTAKKYHSGEGLFFTSKASNKLLIKSHNIEVTFDNIKNDLFTQKIKYKRGTSVNFTISKNSKKRLKTIFDEYSNEKYDYKFSKTAVTINLFTKEKDSYLSRSEAKRLLFNLKKFKEIRLNFKGVRGIGQGFADEIFRVFKNNYPSIEIETINTNKAIDAMIKHIG; this is encoded by the coding sequence GTGAATATTAAAAATAGAATTTTAAGCAGGTTGGGACAACAAGAATATATTACAATAGAAGAGATAGCTAAAGCTACGGGGTTAACTAGACAAGGAATACATAAACATATCAAACGACTAATCGCTGAAGGGGTAATAAAAAAAATCGGCACCACTAGGGGCGTAAAGTATGCACTAAAAGATAAAAAAACAGACAACTTAACGATAGAGCTAAGTAGAGATTGTTTACTTCATAATTTAAAAGAAGATAGAGTTTTTAATAAAATCAATGTTCAATATGATTTAAAACATCTACTGAGAAAAAATATATTTGATATCCTATCCTATGCCTTTACAGAAATACTTAATAATGCAATCGACCATTCTAAATCAAAAAGATCCAAAGTTAAATTAAAAGTTGATAACTATAATATAAACTTTGTAATAAACGACCAAGGGATAGGAATATTTGAAAACATTAAAAAAAAATTCGGCTTAGAGGATGAGTACGAAGCTTTACAAGAATTGATCAAAGGCAAAACTACTACGGCAAAAAAATACCATTCCGGAGAAGGATTGTTTTTTACATCAAAAGCATCTAATAAGCTTCTCATAAAGAGCCATAACATAGAGGTTACCTTTGATAACATAAAAAATGATCTATTTACACAAAAGATAAAATACAAAAGAGGAACTTCAGTCAATTTCACAATCAGCAAAAACTCCAAAAAGAGATTAAAAACTATTTTTGATGAGTATAGTAACGAAAAATACGATTATAAATTTTCTAAAACCGCTGTAACTATAAATCTTTTCACTAAGGAGAAAGACTCCTATCTCTCCCGCTCTGAGGCTAAAAGATTATTATTCAATTTAAAAAAGTTTAAAGAGATAAGACTTAACTTTAAAGGAGTTAGAGGCATAGGACAAGGTTTTGCAGATGAGATATTTAGAGTTTTTAAAAATAACTATCCAAGTATTGAAATAGAGACCATAAATACCAATAAAGCTATTGATGCAATGATAAAACATATTGGTTGA
- a CDS encoding ShlB/FhaC/HecB family hemolysin secretion/activation protein: MKFINLLIAYALILSVPVYADEAASAGDMQQILDRLDQLQGKVTQLESKVKEQDEVIKRQNQALDKLGEMVPEVKKAMAPPEPKVVVSNFVLSGVNLFDPIDFEPVLKKYRSKELGISDLKTISDELTAFYRSKGYITSLAYAPTQEIENETVEFRVIEGRVGNIELEGGEYFKKETMAKRITIEEGQVLNYERLQRDVRKLNKQPDRTMKAILLPGQDKGTTDILIKMEEESDPKHFYFDCSNTGTEETKTARFGLGFAHNNLLGYDDILSIKARVGDWDIYSISADYNVPINKYNTRIGAYGIFSHTDIGGQFTVIEPEGSATALGAYITHPLFDKDYFDPVAINLSSDVIAGLDLIDVKNMLLGEETSHDVLRVAKLGISFDERDALGRTFFNNEFRVGIDGLGSMDSNDESSSIIDAGSEFMKYTGTLTRITRLPFSMMFINNLKFQHTNNPLVTSEQLSLGGADTIRGYPQNDYLADFGYVCTLELRTPAFIFPREIKVPYDDKKTPIMDAVQFVYFVDFGKGHRKNPRVGETKDQFMIGTGFGFRFDLYEHLRARLDFGFPAGNEEPSDGSSGTVHVGVQYEF, from the coding sequence ATGAAGTTTATTAACTTGCTTATTGCCTATGCTCTTATATTGAGTGTCCCGGTCTATGCGGATGAAGCAGCTAGTGCGGGGGATATGCAGCAGATTCTTGATAGATTGGACCAGCTTCAGGGTAAGGTAACTCAACTTGAGAGTAAGGTCAAAGAGCAGGATGAAGTGATTAAGAGGCAGAATCAGGCTCTGGATAAATTAGGTGAGATGGTACCGGAGGTTAAGAAAGCTATGGCACCGCCTGAGCCTAAGGTTGTTGTCAGTAATTTTGTCTTAAGCGGTGTAAATCTCTTTGATCCGATAGACTTTGAGCCTGTACTTAAGAAGTACAGGAGTAAAGAGTTAGGAATAAGCGACTTAAAGACTATATCCGATGAGTTAACAGCGTTCTACCGTTCTAAAGGTTATATTACATCTCTTGCCTATGCTCCGACTCAGGAGATTGAGAATGAGACTGTTGAGTTTAGGGTAATAGAGGGTAGAGTAGGTAATATTGAATTGGAAGGCGGAGAGTACTTTAAGAAAGAGACAATGGCCAAGAGAATTACGATTGAAGAGGGTCAGGTCCTTAATTATGAAAGACTTCAGCGTGATGTAAGAAAATTAAATAAGCAGCCTGACAGAACTATGAAGGCAATCCTTCTTCCGGGTCAAGATAAAGGAACAACAGATATACTCATCAAGATGGAAGAAGAGAGCGATCCAAAACATTTCTATTTCGACTGTAGTAATACTGGAACTGAAGAGACAAAGACAGCCCGTTTTGGTCTAGGTTTTGCTCATAATAATCTTCTTGGTTATGATGATATCTTATCCATTAAAGCTAGAGTCGGTGACTGGGATATCTACTCAATAAGCGCGGACTACAATGTTCCAATTAATAAGTATAATACCCGTATCGGTGCCTATGGAATATTTTCTCATACGGATATAGGCGGTCAGTTTACAGTTATCGAGCCTGAGGGTTCAGCCACAGCATTAGGTGCATATATTACTCACCCTCTATTTGATAAAGATTATTTTGATCCAGTGGCTATCAATCTATCAAGTGATGTTATAGCAGGACTTGATTTAATAGATGTTAAAAACATGCTGTTAGGTGAAGAGACTTCTCACGATGTCTTACGCGTTGCTAAATTAGGTATTAGCTTTGATGAGAGAGATGCATTGGGAAGAACGTTCTTTAATAATGAGTTTAGAGTTGGAATCGATGGGCTTGGTTCGATGGATAGCAATGATGAATCCTCATCCATTATAGATGCAGGAAGTGAGTTCATGAAATATACCGGTACTCTAACTCGTATAACACGTCTTCCATTCAGCATGATGTTTATAAATAACTTAAAGTTCCAGCATACAAATAATCCGCTTGTTACAAGCGAACAGCTGAGTCTGGGCGGAGCTGATACAATAAGAGGTTATCCTCAGAATGATTACTTAGCAGACTTTGGTTATGTATGTACGTTGGAGCTGCGTACACCCGCATTTATATTCCCACGTGAAATTAAAGTTCCTTACGATGATAAAAAGACTCCAATTATGGATGCAGTTCAGTTTGTATACTTTGTTGACTTTGGTAAAGGACATCGTAAGAATCCGCGTGTAGGTGAAACAAAAGATCAGTTTATGATTGGAACCGGTTTCGGTTTCAGGTTTGATCTATATGAACATCTGCGTGCCAGACTGGACTTTGGATTCCCTGCGGGTAATGAAGAACCTTCAGACGGATCCTCCGGTACAGTCCACGTAGGCGTACAATACGAATTCTAA
- a CDS encoding ATP-binding cassette domain-containing protein, which produces MGYVKSAGVREMLEIKNLKVSIEDKDIIKNVSLFLEQDDVMILFGPNGSGKSTLIKTIMGFSGYKLKGGEIIFDSKDLKSLSIDKRVKLGIGIMYQHPPQIRGVRLGRLAEYLSSDKDRIAELSRELSLDQHLEREINMGFSGGEMKRAELFQILLQRPSLLLLDEPESGVDIENISIMGKAINSYLKESHAQALIITHTGYILDYIDVVKSSVMVDGQISCSGKPRDIFKFIQEHGYERCRECKCPSQ; this is translated from the coding sequence ATGGGCTATGTAAAGAGTGCAGGAGTAAGAGAGATGCTTGAGATCAAAAACCTTAAAGTTAGCATTGAAGATAAAGATATCATTAAAAACGTATCCCTCTTTTTAGAGCAGGATGACGTGATGATCCTCTTTGGCCCAAACGGCAGCGGTAAGAGTACACTTATTAAGACAATAATGGGTTTTAGCGGCTATAAGCTTAAAGGCGGAGAGATAATATTTGATTCTAAAGACCTTAAGTCTCTTTCAATAGATAAAAGAGTGAAGCTTGGAATAGGGATAATGTATCAGCATCCTCCTCAGATACGGGGAGTAAGATTAGGCCGGTTAGCAGAGTATCTATCTTCTGATAAGGATAGAATAGCTGAGCTCTCTAGAGAGCTGTCATTAGATCAGCATCTTGAACGTGAGATAAATATGGGCTTCTCAGGCGGTGAGATGAAGAGGGCTGAGCTTTTTCAGATTCTGCTTCAGCGCCCATCTCTTCTTCTTCTGGATGAGCCTGAGTCCGGGGTGGATATAGAGAATATCTCTATAATGGGTAAGGCTATTAACAGCTATCTTAAGGAGAGCCATGCTCAGGCTTTGATTATAACCCATACCGGATATATCTTGGATTATATAGATGTTGTTAAGTCATCTGTTATGGTCGATGGTCAGATATCATGTTCAGGAAAGCCTCGGGATATATTTAAATTTATACAGGAACATGGTTATGAGAGATGCAGGGAGTGTAAATGTCCGAGTCAATAG
- a CDS encoding NifU family protein → MKERVEEALNNIRPMLQADGGDVELVDVTDDGVVKVRLKGACGSCPMSSYTLKLGIEQRLKEEVPEIRKVVSV, encoded by the coding sequence ATGAAAGAGAGAGTCGAAGAGGCACTTAATAATATCAGGCCTATGCTTCAGGCTGACGGCGGTGATGTTGAGCTTGTTGATGTAACTGATGACGGAGTTGTAAAAGTAAGACTTAAAGGTGCCTGCGGGTCCTGCCCTATGAGCAGCTATACTTTAAAGCTTGGAATAGAGCAGAGACTGAAAGAAGAGGTTCCCGAGATAAGAAAGGTAGTATCTGTTTAA
- a CDS encoding L-lactate dehydrogenase → MNSLNPKISIIGAGNVGMRYAYALTIKGLAREIVIVDLDKERLSGEVMDLSHTAPYVSPVEIIGGDYSDTAGSDLVVITAGAKQRAGQSRLELIKANVGLFKKIIPLLMKYTPEAVFLNVTNPVDLLSYVSYKLSSKLSNEVIGSGTVLDTARFRNLLAHHVGVDTRNVHAYILGEHGDSEFPVWSKAMVGGVLFKDYCLKCCRRGEYCNHKEELGKISKEVKNSAYKIIEKKGETSYGIGLALVRITEAILNNENAILPVSSLIQGYLGLKDLYLSLPAVVNGEGLDFILNIELDQEEQKLLKNSAKVIKENLVKVGF, encoded by the coding sequence ATGAATAGCTTAAATCCGAAGATATCTATTATAGGTGCTGGTAATGTAGGCATGCGCTATGCCTATGCTCTTACAATAAAAGGTTTAGCCAGAGAGATCGTTATAGTTGACCTTGATAAGGAGAGGCTCAGCGGTGAAGTCATGGACCTATCTCATACAGCACCATACGTATCTCCTGTTGAGATTATTGGAGGAGACTACTCAGATACTGCCGGTTCTGATCTGGTTGTTATTACTGCCGGAGCGAAGCAGAGAGCTGGACAGAGCCGGCTTGAGCTCATTAAAGCCAATGTGGGATTATTTAAAAAAATAATACCGCTTCTTATGAAGTATACTCCGGAAGCAGTGTTTTTAAATGTTACAAATCCGGTTGACTTGCTAAGCTATGTAAGTTATAAACTTTCATCTAAACTATCAAATGAGGTTATAGGTTCAGGTACTGTCTTAGATACCGCAAGGTTCAGAAATTTACTTGCTCATCATGTTGGAGTCGATACTAGAAATGTACATGCCTATATCTTAGGTGAACATGGCGATAGCGAATTTCCTGTCTGGAGTAAGGCTATGGTTGGGGGAGTTCTGTTTAAAGATTATTGCCTTAAGTGCTGCAGGAGAGGTGAATACTGCAACCATAAAGAAGAGCTGGGTAAGATATCTAAAGAGGTAAAGAACTCTGCTTATAAGATAATAGAGAAAAAAGGTGAGACCTCCTACGGTATCGGCCTTGCTTTGGTCAGAATAACAGAAGCGATTCTGAATAATGAGAATGCGATACTTCCTGTATCATCTCTTATTCAGGGCTATCTTGGACTTAAGGATCTCTATCTAAGCTTGCCCGCCGTCGTTAACGGAGAAGGTTTAGACTTTATACTTAATATAGAACTTGATCAGGAAGAGCAGAAGTTATTAAAGAACTCTGCAAAGGTTATAAAAGAGAATTTAGTTAAAGTAGGATTTTAA
- a CDS encoding SufD family Fe-S cluster assembly protein, with amino-acid sequence MSESIDRKIAKEDLDNMSLSGLDKNEENRGGSFIQQDNELLISHSLFKGVEILSIEEALDKYPEVRELHGSAFGYLDKEFPKDTEGGYFIRVERGKRVELPIQACLYLKKKNFKQRVHNIIIIEEGASAHLITGCAASKATSEAEHLGVSEFYVKKNGYLNFSMIHSWHKDISVKPISAAIVEESGSFISNYVSLRPVKDISMYPTAILKGSGSRASFNSLILSHPGTIQDIGSRVVLKSSNTSAEITSRVVSLGGKVIVRGNLKAEAKDVKAHLECRGLIINECGIIRAVPEIETEFRDVEISHEAAIGKISREEIEYLCSRGFSHEEAQSIIVRGFMDIEILALPDILKREIRELEDKTLQGSL; translated from the coding sequence ATGTCCGAGTCAATAGATAGAAAGATAGCTAAGGAAGATCTGGATAATATGTCTCTCTCGGGGCTGGATAAGAACGAAGAGAACCGTGGAGGCAGTTTTATCCAGCAGGATAATGAACTGCTTATATCTCATAGTCTCTTTAAAGGTGTTGAGATATTGAGCATAGAAGAGGCTTTAGATAAGTACCCGGAGGTTAGAGAGCTTCATGGTTCAGCTTTCGGTTATCTTGACAAGGAGTTTCCCAAGGATACAGAGGGCGGCTATTTTATAAGAGTAGAGAGAGGCAAGAGAGTAGAGCTGCCTATTCAGGCATGTCTATATCTAAAGAAGAAGAATTTCAAACAGAGAGTACATAACATAATAATCATTGAAGAGGGAGCCAGTGCTCACCTTATAACAGGCTGCGCGGCATCAAAAGCAACCAGCGAGGCAGAACATCTGGGGGTATCAGAGTTCTATGTTAAGAAGAACGGCTACCTTAATTTCAGCATGATACATTCCTGGCATAAAGATATCAGCGTAAAACCTATCAGCGCAGCTATAGTAGAAGAGAGCGGCAGCTTTATATCCAATTATGTCTCTCTGCGGCCTGTTAAGGATATCTCCATGTATCCAACGGCTATCCTTAAAGGTTCCGGCAGCAGAGCCTCTTTTAACTCTCTTATTCTCTCGCACCCCGGAACTATTCAGGATATAGGCAGCCGTGTTGTACTTAAATCTTCTAATACGTCAGCTGAGATAACGTCCCGGGTTGTGAGTTTAGGCGGAAAGGTTATTGTAAGAGGCAATCTTAAAGCCGAGGCTAAAGATGTAAAGGCTCATCTTGAATGCCGTGGATTGATAATAAATGAGTGCGGCATTATTCGTGCGGTACCGGAGATAGAGACAGAGTTTAGAGATGTAGAGATCTCTCATGAAGCTGCAATTGGGAAGATAAGCAGAGAGGAGATAGAGTATCTCTGTTCCCGCGGCTTTAGCCATGAAGAGGCTCAATCTATTATTGTAAGAGGTTTTATGGATATTGAGATACTGGCTTTGCCGGATATTTTAAAGAGAGAGATAAGAGAGCTTGAAGATAAGACCCTCCAGGGGAGTCTCTAG